Proteins encoded by one window of Salvia splendens isolate huo1 chromosome 5, SspV2, whole genome shotgun sequence:
- the LOC121805438 gene encoding cell division cycle 20.2, cofactor of APC complex-like — translation MNSSPTPNKSKSHLPLQEKLIQRRNSKENLDRFIPNRSAMDFDYANYMLTGKENPCTSSSPSREAYRKQLAETFNMNRTRILAFKNKPPTPVEAIPSDFSSAAHQVKSAKPRRHIPQTSERTLDAPDIMDDYYLNLLDWGSSNVLSIALGHTVYLWDASDGATSELVTIDDECGPVTSVKWAPDGRHIAVGLNNSEVQLWDSTSNRLLRTLKGGHRSRVGAMDWNNHILTTGGMDGQIFNNDVRVRSHIVETYTGHDQEVCGLKWSASGQQLASGGNDNILQIWDRSMAASNAPTQWLHRLEEHTAAVKALAWCPFQSNLLASGGGAGDRCIKFWNTHTGSCLNSVDTGSQVCSLLWNKNERELLSSHGFTHNQLTLWKYPSMVKMAELTGHTSRVLYMAQSPDGCTVASAAGDETLRFWNVFGTPEVAKPAPKTKSEPFAHLNRIR, via the exons ATGAACTCATCTCCCACACCAAACAAGAGTAAGTCGCATCTCCCGCTGCAAGAGAAGCTCATCCAAAGAAGAAATTCCAAGGAGAAT TTGGATCGCTTCATACCAAACAGGTCGGCAATGGATTTCGATTATGCTAATTACATGCTTACAGGTAAGGAAAACCCTTGTACAAGCTCTTCTCCATCAAGGGAAGCATACAGGAAGCAGCTTGCAGAAACCTTCAACATGAACAGAACTAGGATTTTGGCTTTCAAGAACAAACCACCAACCCCGGTAGAGGCAATTCCCAGTGATTTCTCATCCGCGGCTCACCAAGTCAAATCTGCCAAACCACGTCGTCACATCCCCCAG ACTTCTGAGAGGACACTAGATGCCCCTGATATTATGGATGATTATTATTTGAATCTATTGGACTGGGGCAGCAGCAACGTTCTTTCCATCGCTCTTGGGCACACTGTTTATCTGTGGGATGCTTCTGATGGGGCTACCTCCGAACTCGTTACCATCGATGACGAGTGTGGCCCGGTTACCAGTGTCAAATGGGCCCCTGATGGAAGGCATATTGCTGTTGGTCTCAACAACTCAGAAGTTCAGCTTTGGGATTCCACCTCTAACAGACTG CTGAGGACCTTGAAAGGAGGCCACAGATCGCGAGTTGGTGCTATGGACTGGAACAATCACATCCTAACAACCGGAGGCATGGATGGTCAGATCTTCAACAATGATGTGAGAGTGAGGTCTCACATTGTCGAAACCTACACCGGACACGACCAAGAAGTTTGTGGGCTTAAGTGGTCGGCATCCGGGCAGCAGTTGGCTAGTGGTGGTAACGACAACATCCTCCAAATATGGGACAGATCCATGGCAGCATCGAATGCTCCTACCCAGTGGCTTCACAGGCTCGAGGAGCATACCGCTGCTGTTAAAGCACTCGCATGGTGTCCCTTCCAGAGCAATTTGTTAGCCTCGGGCGGGGGCGCTGGAGATAGATGCATCAAGTTCTGGAACACGCACACCGGCTCGTGCTTGAACTCAGTTGACACCGGCTCACAAGTCTGCTCTCTTCTGTGGAACAAAAATGAGCGTGAGCTGCTGAGTTCACACGGTTTCACTCACAATCAGCTCACTCTCTGGAAGTACCCGTCAATGGTAAAGATGGCTGAGCTCACAGGGCATACCTCTCGAGTTCTTTACATGGCTCAGAGCCCGGATGGGTGCACGGTTGCGTCTGCAGCAGGAGATGAGACTCTTCGATTTTGGAACGTTTTTGGGACACCTGAAGTTGCTAAGCCTGCACCAAAGACGAAGTCAGAGCCATTCGCTCACTTGAACCGCATCAGATAA
- the LOC121801942 gene encoding photosystem II stability/assembly factor HCF136, chloroplastic-like, with protein sequence MAALQHLSSSITAPLPPQLRSRFHPRRRGGCRLLPSASAAPHSAQTDNSITRRQLIGGLQAAAAAAISLSPLGRKALAADDSLSEWERVFLPIDPGVVLLDIAFVPDDPSHGFLLGTRQTLLETKDGGTTWAPRSIPSAEDEDFNYRFNCISFKGKEGWIIGKPAILLYTSDAGDTWKRIPLSSQLPGDMVYIKGTGEKGAELVTDQGAIYVTSNGGYNWKAAIQETVSATLNRTVSSGISGASYYTGTFSTVNRSPDGKYVAVSSRGNFYLTWEPGQAYWQPHNRAIARRIQNMGWRADGGLWLLARGGGLFLSKGTGISEEFEEIPVQSRGFGILDVGYRSEDEAWAAGGSGVLLKTTNSGKTWVRDRAADNIAANLYSVKFINDKQGFVLGNDGVLLKYLG encoded by the exons ATGGCTGCTCTTCAGCACCTCTCTTCTTCTATCACCGCTCCCCTCCCGCCGCAGCTCCGCTCTCGTTTCCATCCCCGCCGCCGCGGCGGATGTCGCCTCCTCCCTTCTGCCTCGGCCGCTCCTCACTCCGCGCAGACTGATAACTCCATCACCCGCCGCCAATTGATCGGCGGACTAcaagccgccgccgccgccgcgatTTCGCTCTCTCCGCTCGGCCGCAAGGCGCTGGCGGCGGACGACTCGCTGTCCGAGTGGGAGAGAGTTTTCCTTCCGATTGATCCCGGCGTCGTGCTTCTCGACATTGCTTTCGTCCCCGATGATCCCTCTCACG GTTTCCTATTGGGGACTAGACAAACTTTGTTGGAGACAAAAGACGGAGGAACCACTTGGGCTCCACGTTCCATACCATCTGCCGAGGATGAGGACTTTAACTATAGGTTTAATTGCATCAGCTTCAAAGGGAAGGAAGGTTGGATTATAGGCAAGCCAGCTATTCTTTTGTACACTTCAGATGCTGGAGATACATGGAAGCGCATACCGTTAAGTTCTCAACTTCCTGGTGATATG GTATATATAAAGGGTACTGGAGAAAAGGGTGCCGAATTGGTAACTGATCAGGGTGCAATTTATGTCACATCAAATGGTGGATACAATTGGAAGGCTGCTATTCAGGAGACTGTTTCAGCTACTTTAAATAG AACAGTTTCTAGTGGTATCAGTGGTGCCAGCTACTATACAGGAACATTTAGCACTGTCAATCGCTCACCTGATGGAAAATATGTCGCTGTTTCAAGCCGTGGTAACTTCTATCTGACATGGGAACCAGGTCAG GCATATTGGCAGCCTCATAATAGGGCTATTGCAAGAAGAATTCAGAACATGGGGTGGAGAGCTGACGGTGGTCTTTGGCTTCTAGCACGTGGTGGGGGACTTTTTCTTAGCAAGGGTACTGGG ATATCTGAGGAATTTGAGGAAATTCCAGTGCAGAGTCGTGGATTCGGGATTCTTGATGTTGGGTACCGATCAGAG GATGAGGCTTGGGCAGCCGGTGGGAGTGGGGTTCTGCTGAAAACCACGAACAGTGGGAAGACCTGGGTCCGCGACAGAGCAGCTGACAACATCGCTGCCAATCTTTACTCAGTGAA GTTCATAAATGACAAGCAAGGATTCGTACTGGGGAACGACGGAGTCTTGCTGAAATATCTAGGATGA
- the LOC121801943 gene encoding uncharacterized protein LOC121801943, translating into MERYRISDDENGEVEFDSRSTEGSSSSPSRSLPISTSPSDSAGSGLTGGHNYIIHTVGKYDTVAGVAIKYGVEVADIKKLNGLVTDLQMFALKTLKIPLPGKHPVSPTWCNGQETERPNSSEQDPSNRRQSDLFDSFQSLKLGSSEPKVSPAMNSLRGYYGLRQPDEKASSGGLDSNGRAKYLEDGFYTPSKHPLSHQRKSRSVANNLMYANGGLHDPLLSPESEDSGTSKWIEKLLGRRQMSETGLTSCPPEKLLKEESSSNSGISSGGLALRSKAASRAFSGGVDAESGGMTPIPLNLGESPQTDPVNGVRKSSSTSSLMDTDISALSLLWPTSTWSLKPDFQALSSAAMPIFDGLSKPMSWKNKAALD; encoded by the exons ATGGAACGATACAGGATATCGGACGATGAAAATGGCGAAGTGGAATTCGATTCCAGATCAACGGAGGGATCATCATCATCGCCGTCGAGATCACTGCCGATTTCGACCTCGCCGTCCGATTCCGCCGGCTCAGGCCTGACCGGCGGGCACAACTACATCATACACACCGTTGGAAAATACGACACCGTCGCCGGCGTCGCCATAAAATACGGCGTTGAG GTGGCAgatattaagaaattaaatggaTTGGTGACTGATCTCCAGATGTTTGCTTTAAAGACCCTTAAAATACCATTGCCAGGGAAGCATCCCGTGTCCCCCACCTGGTGCAATGGTCAAGAGACTGAACG GCCAAACAGCTCTGAGCAGGACCCATCCAACCGTCGGCAATCTGATTTATTTGATTCGTTTCAGTCTTTAAAGTTAGGTTCTTCAGAGCCTAAAGTCTCACCAGCCATGAACAGCTTGCGAGGTTATTATGGTCTCAGACAACCAGATGAAAAGGCTTCTTCCGGAGGTTTAGACTCGAATGGGAGAGCTAAATATCTTGAGGATGGGTTTTACACACCTTCAAAGCATCCATTGAGTCATCAAAGGAAATCGAGAAGTGTTGCTAATAATTTGATGTATGCAAATGGTGGGCTGCATGACCCGCTCTTGTCACCAGAATCTGAAGATAGTGGCACTAGCAAATGGATTGAGAAGCTTTTAGGGAGGCGGCAAATGTCTGAAACCGGATTAACATCTTGTCCCCCAGAAAAGCTTCTTAAGGAGGAAAGCAGCAGTAACAGTGGCATTTCAAGTGGAGGCTTAGCTCTCAGGTCCAAGGCAGCCTCCAGAGCTTTCTCAGGTGGAGTAGATGCTGAGTCGGGTGGGATGACCCCAATTCCTTTAAATTTGGGGGAATCACCTCAAACCGACCCTGTCAATGGAGTACGCAAGTCATCAAGTACATCGAGTTTGATGGATACAGATATCAGCGCATTATCATTGCTATGGCCAACGTCAACGTGGAGTTTGAAGCCAGATTTCCAGGCTCTCTCTTCTGCTGCCATGCCTATCTTTGACGGTCTGTCTAAGCCAATGAGCTGGAAAAACAAAGCTGCACTTGATTAG